Proteins from a genomic interval of Stigmatella erecta:
- a CDS encoding DUF998 domain-containing protein yields MAARLAFMTGIGGPLAVLLLTVLGGAAFPDYSHLSQFISELGAREAPHGELISYGGFLPAGILICAFSFLAARVLPRSGMTWLGLVGIAWYAVGYVVSAFFRCDPGCRPAEPSFSQQVHNLVGVTGYFTGPVGLIVLGLRARSWSGARHLSALGVGCGGISLVALLLLSPSFPYVGAAQRVLEACVLLWIVVCAFYLKRSARAGT; encoded by the coding sequence TTGGCCGCACGACTCGCCTTCATGACCGGGATTGGCGGCCCACTCGCCGTCCTCCTGCTGACCGTTCTGGGCGGCGCGGCATTCCCGGACTACAGCCACCTCTCCCAGTTCATCAGCGAGCTGGGGGCACGTGAGGCTCCTCACGGAGAGCTCATCAGCTACGGGGGGTTCTTGCCGGCCGGCATCCTGATCTGCGCGTTTTCATTCTTGGCGGCCCGGGTGCTTCCCAGATCCGGCATGACCTGGCTGGGGCTGGTGGGCATTGCCTGGTACGCGGTGGGCTATGTGGTGTCGGCGTTCTTCCGATGTGATCCGGGCTGCCGCCCGGCCGAGCCGAGCTTCTCGCAGCAGGTCCACAACCTCGTCGGAGTGACAGGCTACTTCACGGGGCCCGTCGGGCTTATCGTCCTGGGACTTCGAGCACGGAGCTGGTCCGGCGCACGGCACCTGTCAGCGCTCGGGGTAGGCTGCGGAGGTATCTCCCTGGTGGCCCTCCTGCTCTTGTCACCCTCTTTCCCCTATGTGGGCGCCGCGCAGCGGGTGCTGGAGGCGTGCGTGCTGCTGTGGATCGTCGTCTGTGCTTTCTACCTGAAGCGGAGCGCGCGAGCTGGCACGTAG